A part of Kitasatospora acidiphila genomic DNA contains:
- a CDS encoding ABC transporter permease has product MTVLRRLLAQRSAALALAVVAGLVLVAVAAPLITWIAGSSPTAFHGDAVDPALGGLPRGAAGGISTRHWLGVEPVNGRDVLARVVYGAQVSLLIAVLATALSVVLGTALGLVAGFFGGWVDTAIGRTMDLLLSFPSLIFMIALISAAPGVDRRLLLVVVLGFFGWPYVGRIVRGQAMVLARGEFVAAARVLGASRRALLLREVLPNLTGPVLVVATMSIPGYIATEAGLSFLGVGVQAPTPSWGQMIATAVPWYAADPAYFLIPGAFLFVTVLAFNVLGDAVRDALDPRSKRR; this is encoded by the coding sequence GTGACCGTACTGCGACGACTGTTGGCCCAGCGCTCGGCGGCCCTCGCGCTGGCCGTGGTGGCCGGGCTGGTCCTGGTCGCGGTTGCCGCGCCGCTGATCACCTGGATCGCCGGGAGTTCACCGACGGCCTTCCACGGCGACGCGGTGGACCCGGCGCTCGGCGGCCTGCCGCGCGGTGCCGCAGGCGGGATCAGCACCCGGCACTGGCTGGGCGTGGAGCCGGTCAACGGCCGGGACGTGCTCGCCCGGGTGGTGTACGGCGCACAGGTGTCACTGCTGATCGCCGTGCTCGCCACCGCGCTGTCGGTGGTGTTGGGAACGGCGCTGGGCCTGGTCGCCGGGTTCTTCGGCGGGTGGGTCGACACCGCGATCGGACGCACCATGGACCTGCTGCTGTCCTTCCCCAGTCTCATCTTCATGATCGCTCTGATCTCGGCGGCGCCCGGTGTGGACCGCCGGCTGCTCCTGGTCGTGGTCCTCGGCTTCTTCGGCTGGCCGTACGTCGGCCGGATCGTGCGCGGACAGGCGATGGTGCTCGCGCGGGGCGAGTTCGTCGCGGCCGCCCGGGTGCTCGGCGCCTCAAGGCGGGCACTGCTGCTGCGCGAGGTGCTGCCCAACCTGACCGGGCCGGTCCTGGTGGTGGCCACGATGTCGATCCCCGGCTACATCGCCACCGAGGCCGGCCTGTCCTTCCTCGGTGTGGGTGTCCAGGCCCCCACCCCCTCCTGGGGGCAGATGATCGCCACCGCCGTGCCCTGGTACGCCGCGGACCCCGCCTACTTCCTGATCCCCGGCGCCTTCCTGTTCGTCACCGTGCTCGCCTTCAACGTGCTCGGTGACGCCGTCCGCGACGCGCTCGACCCCCGGAGCAAGCGACGATGA
- a CDS encoding ABC transporter permease translates to MILYLLRRLAVTTAILLVVCAATFAIFYLMPADPAQGACGKACSPERIAEIRTTLGLNHSPLVQFRDYLAGIVSGRTYGSGAQAVNCPFPCLGFSFQTDQPVWQLLTGRLPVSFSIAIGAAVLWLAVGVGAGVVSALRRGSLWDRAAMTAALGGVSLPIYFTALVLQYLLVVQFELLPYPQAVPFTADPVGWAQSMVMPWITLAMLYAGIYARVTRGEMLESLGQNYVRTARAKGLPEITVVRRHALRPALMPIVTIFGMDLGALLGGALITESVFGLPGVGKLAADAIASADQPVILGVTLFAAAFVVLANLLVDLVYAVLDPRVRALG, encoded by the coding sequence ATGATCCTCTACCTGCTGCGCAGACTGGCCGTCACCACGGCCATCCTGCTGGTGGTCTGCGCCGCCACCTTCGCCATCTTCTACCTGATGCCGGCCGACCCGGCGCAGGGCGCCTGCGGCAAGGCGTGCAGCCCGGAGCGGATCGCCGAGATCCGCACCACCCTCGGGCTGAACCACTCGCCGCTGGTCCAGTTCCGCGACTACCTGGCCGGCATCGTCTCGGGGCGGACCTACGGCAGCGGCGCGCAGGCCGTCAACTGCCCTTTCCCGTGCCTGGGGTTCAGCTTCCAGACCGACCAGCCGGTGTGGCAGCTGCTCACCGGCCGGCTGCCGGTCAGCTTCTCGATCGCCATCGGCGCGGCGGTGCTGTGGCTCGCGGTCGGCGTCGGTGCCGGCGTGGTCTCGGCCCTGCGGCGCGGCAGCCTGTGGGACCGGGCGGCGATGACGGCCGCCCTCGGCGGGGTCTCGCTGCCGATCTACTTCACCGCCCTGGTGCTGCAGTACCTGCTGGTTGTGCAGTTCGAGCTGCTGCCGTACCCGCAGGCCGTGCCGTTCACCGCCGATCCGGTCGGCTGGGCGCAGTCGATGGTGATGCCGTGGATCACGCTGGCCATGCTGTACGCCGGGATCTACGCCAGGGTCACCCGCGGCGAGATGTTGGAGAGCCTCGGGCAGAACTACGTGCGCACCGCCCGGGCCAAGGGCCTGCCCGAGATCACGGTGGTGCGTCGGCATGCCCTGCGGCCCGCCCTGATGCCGATCGTGACCATCTTCGGCATGGACCTCGGCGCGCTGCTCGGTGGCGCGCTGATCACCGAGTCGGTGTTCGGTCTGCCGGGCGTCGGCAAGCTCGCGGCTGACGCGATCGCCTCCGCCGACCAACCGGTGATCCTCGGGGTGACGCTGTTCGCGGCCGCCTTCGTGGTCCTCGCCAACCTGCTGGTGGACCTCGTGTACGCCGTCCTCGACCCGAGGGTGAGGGCACTCGGATGA
- a CDS encoding ABC transporter ATP-binding protein: MTLLTVRDLAVEFRSGVRAVDGLDLDLDAGQVLGVVGESGSGKSVTSLAVLGLLRDARVSGEIRFDGRELTALDQRSLRRLRGDRIAMIFQDPLSCLNPYYSVAFQIAEAYRAHHRAGRKQAQRIAVRMLERVGIPEPERRAKAYPHEFSGGMRQRVMIAMALCLEPDLLIADEPTTALDVTVQAQILQLLRELREEAGTAIMLITHDMGVVAGLADQVAVMHQGRAVERGPVRDVFHRPQQAYTRGLLACVPRIDGPLPDRLPTLGAAE; encoded by the coding sequence ATGACCCTGCTGACGGTGCGTGACCTGGCCGTGGAGTTCCGCTCGGGCGTTCGCGCCGTGGACGGGCTCGACCTCGACCTGGACGCCGGCCAAGTGCTCGGCGTGGTCGGTGAGTCCGGCAGCGGCAAGTCGGTCACCAGCCTCGCCGTGCTGGGCCTGCTGCGCGACGCCCGGGTCAGCGGCGAGATCCGCTTCGACGGGCGGGAGTTGACGGCACTCGACCAGCGCTCGCTGCGCCGGCTGCGCGGCGACCGGATCGCGATGATCTTCCAGGACCCGCTGTCCTGCCTCAACCCGTACTACTCCGTTGCGTTCCAGATCGCCGAGGCGTACCGGGCGCACCACCGCGCCGGACGCAAGCAGGCGCAGCGGATCGCGGTGCGCATGCTGGAGCGGGTCGGCATCCCGGAGCCGGAACGGCGAGCGAAGGCGTACCCGCACGAGTTCTCCGGCGGAATGCGGCAGCGCGTGATGATCGCGATGGCCCTGTGCCTGGAACCCGACCTGCTGATCGCCGACGAGCCGACCACCGCGCTGGACGTCACCGTCCAGGCGCAGATCCTCCAACTGCTGCGCGAGCTCCGGGAGGAGGCCGGCACGGCCATCATGCTGATCACCCATGACATGGGCGTGGTGGCCGGACTGGCCGACCAGGTCGCGGTGATGCACCAGGGCCGCGCGGTCGAGCGCGGTCCGGTACGGGACGTGTTCCACCGGCCGCAACAGGCGTACACCCGGGGCCTGCTGGCCTGCGTGCCACGCATCGACGGTCCCCTGCCGGACCGACTGCCCACCCTGGGAGCCGCAGAATGA
- a CDS encoding ABC transporter ATP-binding protein, producing the protein MSLLEVRNLVKRFPVRHGLTRRLAGHVTAVDGVCLVVRPGETLGLVGESGCGKSTVAKLITRLERPTSGSIQFAGRDLAELDAAALRPVRRDLQMVFQDPFSSLNPRHTVRQILAGPYRYQGLEPDQPAEELLGRVGLRPEHADRHPHEFSGGQAQRIGIARALALRPKLVVCDEPVSALDVSVQAQILNLLKDLQDEYGLSYLFIAHDLGAVRQISSRIAVMYLGSIVETADRDTLFAHPAHPYTHALLSAVPLPDPDLEASRGRIVLHGDLPSPLDPPSGCGFRTRCPKADELCAAERPQLRTIAPGQQVACHYPERTP; encoded by the coding sequence ATGAGCCTTCTCGAAGTACGGAACCTGGTCAAGCGCTTCCCGGTGCGCCACGGGCTGACCCGACGGCTGGCCGGCCACGTCACGGCCGTCGACGGGGTCTGTCTGGTCGTCCGGCCCGGCGAAACCCTCGGTCTGGTCGGCGAATCCGGCTGCGGGAAGTCGACCGTCGCCAAACTGATCACGCGCCTGGAGCGGCCCACCTCGGGCAGTATCCAGTTCGCCGGGCGCGATCTCGCCGAGTTGGACGCGGCAGCCCTGCGACCGGTCCGCCGTGACCTGCAGATGGTCTTCCAGGACCCATTCTCCTCGCTCAACCCCCGGCACACCGTCCGTCAGATCCTCGCCGGCCCCTACCGCTACCAGGGGCTGGAGCCCGACCAGCCGGCCGAGGAGTTGCTGGGCCGGGTCGGCCTGCGGCCGGAGCACGCCGACCGCCATCCCCACGAGTTCTCCGGCGGACAGGCCCAACGCATCGGCATCGCCCGGGCGTTGGCCCTGCGCCCGAAGCTGGTGGTGTGCGACGAGCCGGTCTCCGCACTCGACGTGTCGGTCCAGGCGCAGATCCTCAACCTGCTGAAGGACCTGCAGGACGAGTACGGACTCAGCTACCTGTTCATCGCCCACGATCTCGGCGCCGTGCGCCAGATCAGCAGCCGGATCGCCGTGATGTACCTCGGCTCGATCGTCGAAACCGCCGACCGGGACACCCTGTTCGCCCACCCCGCGCACCCGTACACCCACGCCCTGCTGTCCGCCGTGCCGCTGCCCGACCCGGACTTGGAGGCTTCCCGGGGGAGGATCGTGCTCCACGGCGACCTGCCCAGCCCACTCGACCCGCCCAGTGGCTGCGGGTTCCGCACCCGCTGCCCCAAGGCCGACGAACTCTGCGCCGCCGAACGCCCGCAGCTGCGGACGATCGCCCCCGGACAGCAGGTCGCCTGCCACTACCCAGAGAGGACGCCGTGA
- a CDS encoding M6 family metalloprotease domain-containing protein — translation MKLRPLTAALALTVTLTAATPALADTARPGTTAPASDCALPGKTGWTDEGHNTDYTQFQQPLGTKHVLMLFVDFPDAPASGSLDDYYRELAPAQDWMKQDSYGRLHLEIDPLKRWITMPQTSASYGFQRGITFDQQELYVKQAVQAAAPYTDFSKYDMLYIVPTRSASAIAFSPTYLYDPTTAGITVNGTRIKWAITFGQDMYHWGYKVADHETSHTFGLPDLYAFTGTDVHPYVGGWDLMGNIAGPAPQHTGWERWKFGWIDDAQVACLPATGSRTVRLKAVERPGGTKIAVIRTGGSTAYVAESRRAMAGDANSCSTGVLIYKVDTSITTGDGPIQVVTNPNAGAPTGNCTTLDMQTWQPGQWFQDDTARIRIYVNASDASSDTLWTYKW, via the coding sequence ATGAAACTCCGCCCGCTCACCGCCGCCTTGGCGCTGACCGTCACGCTGACCGCCGCCACCCCGGCCCTGGCGGACACCGCCCGGCCCGGCACCACCGCGCCGGCCTCCGACTGCGCCCTGCCGGGAAAGACCGGCTGGACCGACGAAGGCCACAACACCGACTACACGCAGTTCCAGCAGCCGCTCGGCACCAAGCACGTGCTGATGCTGTTCGTCGACTTCCCGGACGCACCGGCTAGCGGCTCCCTCGACGACTACTACCGCGAACTCGCCCCCGCGCAGGACTGGATGAAGCAGGACTCCTACGGCAGACTCCACCTGGAGATCGATCCACTGAAGCGGTGGATCACCATGCCGCAGACCTCCGCCTCGTACGGATTCCAGCGCGGCATCACGTTCGACCAGCAGGAGCTGTACGTGAAGCAGGCCGTCCAAGCCGCCGCACCGTACACGGACTTCTCGAAGTACGACATGCTCTACATCGTCCCCACCAGGTCCGCCTCCGCGATCGCCTTCTCCCCCACCTACCTCTACGACCCGACCACCGCCGGGATCACCGTCAACGGCACCCGGATCAAGTGGGCGATCACCTTCGGCCAGGACATGTACCACTGGGGCTACAAGGTCGCCGACCACGAGACCTCCCACACCTTCGGCCTGCCCGACCTGTACGCCTTCACCGGCACCGACGTGCACCCCTACGTCGGCGGCTGGGACCTGATGGGCAACATCGCCGGCCCCGCACCGCAGCACACCGGCTGGGAGCGCTGGAAGTTCGGCTGGATCGACGACGCCCAGGTCGCTTGCCTGCCGGCCACCGGCAGCCGCACCGTCCGCCTGAAGGCCGTCGAACGCCCCGGCGGCACCAAGATCGCCGTGATCCGCACCGGTGGGAGCACGGCGTACGTCGCCGAATCCCGCCGGGCCATGGCCGGGGACGCCAACTCCTGCTCCACCGGCGTGCTCATCTACAAGGTCGACACCTCCATCACCACCGGCGACGGGCCGATCCAGGTGGTCACCAACCCCAACGCCGGCGCACCCACCGGGAACTGCACCACGCTGGACATGCAGACCTGGCAGCCCGGCCAGTGGTTCCAGGACGACACCGCCCGCATCCGGATCTACGTGAACGCCTCCGACGCGTCCAGCGACACCCTCTGGACCTACAAGTGGTGA
- a CDS encoding LysR family transcriptional regulator: MELELRHLRIICSIADSGSLTRAAASLRLTQPGLSAQLTRIERVLGGELFSRAQSGVVPTAFGEVVLSRARAVLPTVDELLEVSALAAQKGCSPHRFRLGSVNAPLLGGLITAIRLHHPEAEISSRGQGCTVPLVDDIAGGRLEAAVVGDSPGYELAFPPGVTAEPIATEPLFVALPAAHPLAALEEVGLADLEDEDWAAPRPDNDRIREYWSRTLLVLGHRVRVVHEAEGRLLLDVVRNGHAVSFCQATFEEVPGIAVRPLAGNPLWYRHLLAWHEEGPLQLLGPSLVQNVIEAYQVACARSTVYQAWLERHDGAAPPQRTQPAS, translated from the coding sequence ATGGAGCTCGAACTCCGGCACCTTCGGATCATCTGCAGCATCGCGGACAGCGGCAGCCTGACGCGGGCCGCCGCGTCGTTGCGGCTGACCCAGCCCGGCCTCAGCGCCCAGTTGACGCGGATCGAGCGGGTGCTCGGTGGTGAGCTGTTCAGCCGTGCGCAGTCGGGTGTCGTCCCGACCGCGTTCGGGGAGGTGGTCCTCAGCCGGGCGCGAGCGGTGCTGCCGACCGTCGATGAGCTGCTGGAGGTCTCCGCTCTCGCCGCGCAGAAGGGCTGTTCGCCGCACCGGTTCCGGCTCGGCTCCGTCAACGCCCCCCTGCTCGGCGGGCTGATCACGGCGATCAGGTTGCACCATCCGGAGGCCGAGATCAGTTCGCGGGGCCAGGGCTGCACCGTCCCGCTCGTCGACGACATCGCCGGCGGCCGTCTCGAAGCGGCGGTGGTGGGCGACAGCCCCGGTTACGAGCTCGCGTTCCCCCCAGGAGTCACCGCCGAGCCGATCGCCACCGAGCCGCTCTTCGTGGCACTGCCGGCAGCCCATCCGCTGGCGGCCCTGGAGGAGGTCGGGCTGGCGGACCTTGAGGACGAGGACTGGGCCGCTCCCCGTCCGGACAACGACCGGATCCGTGAGTACTGGTCCAGGACCCTGCTCGTCCTGGGCCATCGCGTCCGCGTCGTCCACGAGGCGGAGGGCCGACTCCTCCTGGACGTCGTCCGCAACGGCCACGCGGTGAGCTTCTGCCAGGCCACGTTCGAGGAGGTGCCGGGCATCGCCGTGCGTCCGCTTGCCGGGAATCCGCTCTGGTACCGGCATTTGCTCGCCTGGCATGAGGAGGGGCCGCTGCAACTGTTGGGCCCCTCGCTCGTGCAGAACGTCATCGAGGCGTACCAAGTGGCCTGCGCCCGCAGCACGGTCTACCAGGCTTGGCTCGAAAGGCACGACGGCGCCGCACCTCCACAGCGCACGCAGCCGGCGAGTTGA
- a CDS encoding nuclear transport factor 2 family protein: MAPVVPRPRGPVHPRRSSAGRGAELSFTSGLVRAPAGLPVVQSEMRPGDVLFFHGSAVHGSLPNTTTDRFRRSLIFEGAALSSHASISPQEAADRLAIRELIDAYAHCADRRDAEGQMALFTDDTRFLVYMDATAAEPTQELHGRAALAPVFDNLNSYRATTHFNGQSTVSLAGDRATGESYCLAHHVSFGEDDERTIMIASIRYLDEFVKQGGEWYFAERRLMVDWTETRPCAP; this comes from the coding sequence ATGGCACCGGTGGTCCCCCGACCCCGTGGGCCGGTCCACCCGCGCCGGTCATCCGCCGGTCGCGGTGCGGAACTGTCGTTCACCAGTGGGCTGGTCCGGGCGCCGGCGGGCCTGCCGGTCGTGCAGAGCGAGATGCGGCCCGGCGACGTACTGTTCTTCCACGGCAGCGCAGTCCACGGATCACTGCCCAACACCACCACCGACCGCTTCCGGCGCTCGCTGATCTTCGAGGGAGCTGCCTTGTCCTCCCACGCTTCGATCTCACCCCAGGAAGCCGCTGACCGGCTGGCCATCCGTGAGCTGATCGACGCCTACGCGCACTGCGCCGACCGGCGCGACGCCGAGGGCCAGATGGCGCTGTTCACCGACGACACCCGCTTCCTCGTGTACATGGACGCCACTGCGGCCGAACCCACCCAGGAGCTCCACGGGCGCGCGGCCCTCGCCCCGGTCTTCGACAACCTGAACAGCTACCGGGCCACCACCCACTTCAACGGCCAGAGCACCGTCTCCCTGGCCGGCGACCGTGCGACCGGGGAAAGCTACTGCCTCGCCCACCACGTCTCGTTCGGCGAGGACGACGAGCGCACCATCATGATCGCGTCCATCCGCTATCTCGACGAATTCGTCAAGCAGGGCGGCGAGTGGTACTTCGCCGAGCGCCGC